One region of Jonesiaceae bacterium BS-20 genomic DNA includes:
- a CDS encoding tetratricopeptide repeat protein translates to MSVPGPNAPDFNVRGAVDLSALNRPVAPPPGQEGGAPAAGGFVVDLTEESFAAVVERSAQVPVVMLLWVPTDAASSQLATSLGSLAELYEGKFLMARVDVEAWPRIAAAFQIQDYPTVVGVIGQQPVPLFQGNHEAAAIQQVIDQFLAAAEANGVTGVLARQDGEASQPEQAPQEPAEEPLPPLHQKAYDAIGANDLAAAIAAYEQALREDPRDHMASAGLAQTKLLQRTENADLAAVRKAAADAPSEVTAQMAVADLDVLGGQVEDAFGRLLELLPAAEDRDLIRKRLVEYFEILGPTDPRVGPARRSLASALY, encoded by the coding sequence ATGAGTGTACCTGGACCAAATGCTCCTGATTTCAATGTGCGCGGAGCCGTTGATTTATCCGCGCTGAACCGTCCCGTCGCGCCACCACCCGGACAAGAGGGTGGCGCCCCGGCCGCTGGCGGATTCGTAGTCGACCTAACCGAGGAGAGCTTTGCGGCCGTTGTAGAACGGTCCGCACAGGTGCCTGTAGTGATGCTGCTGTGGGTGCCCACCGACGCCGCCTCTAGCCAGTTAGCCACGAGCCTAGGTTCGTTGGCCGAACTGTATGAGGGTAAGTTCCTGATGGCCCGGGTGGATGTGGAAGCTTGGCCACGGATCGCTGCGGCATTCCAGATCCAAGACTACCCAACCGTAGTTGGTGTGATTGGTCAGCAACCGGTTCCGCTGTTTCAGGGCAACCACGAGGCGGCAGCCATTCAACAAGTGATCGATCAGTTCTTGGCAGCGGCCGAGGCAAACGGTGTCACCGGTGTGCTGGCCCGCCAAGATGGCGAGGCAAGCCAACCAGAACAGGCCCCACAAGAACCGGCCGAGGAACCGTTGCCGCCACTGCACCAAAAAGCCTATGACGCGATTGGGGCCAACGACCTCGCCGCCGCAATCGCCGCCTACGAGCAGGCGCTGCGAGAAGACCCGCGAGATCACATGGCCTCAGCCGGTCTAGCACAAACAAAACTCCTGCAGCGCACCGAGAACGCTGACCTTGCCGCCGTGCGCAAGGCTGCGGCCGACGCCCCCTCGGAGGTCACAGCGCAGATGGCAGTTGCGGACTTGGACGTGCTTGGCGGTCAGGTTGAAGATGCTTTTGGGCGGCTGCTAGAACTCTTGCCGGCTGCCGAGGACCGCGATCTGATTCGCAAGCGCCTGGTGGAGTACTTTGAGATCCTGGGCCCAACCGACCCTCGTGTGGGGCCGGCCCGCAGGTCCCTGGCCAGCGCGCTGTACTAG